The Cannabis sativa cultivar Pink pepper isolate KNU-18-1 chromosome 8, ASM2916894v1, whole genome shotgun sequence genomic interval CTCTTACTTTGTGAAATGGTTTAAAATACTATGATTCATTCTCTTGCTTATTTGGCTTTATCGATCTCAGATTAGTAGTCTGATTTAATATCGTCTTATCTCTAATTCTGAACTATTTTCATATTAATCTTTACTTGAAATTTTTTACCTTCTAACAAATTGagttttagaaaatcaaaatgtcttatatataataagaacATTGTTATTAGGTACCAATAATGCTTAATAAATAGCTAACATCTTTTATAAGTAAAATacgataaaaaattattatcataatttaaacagaatatttaattacatttatataacaCACTAACAAATACCTTTTACCATTTCTCATCCAATAATTAATCTAAATTCAATTCAAAAAGTGGTTGAGTCAAATTCTTTTGTAGCTAAAACTTTTGGACAGTCTAGTTCCCCACGCAATTGTATGTTAACTTACAAAACTAGCTCCTCTCATATACAAAaactattaatatattattaattaattaataataaaatataatttatttttattctttcctTAAAATAATTGATCGTGATCAATTTGAACAAGTGAAAACACTacattattcttcttcttcttaattattattaataaaaattaattatttggccTCAACTTTGCCAAACAAAGCTTTTTGTTGCTTCGTGTTCTTAAGCATATCCTAAAAcccattttaaatattattatcagTTTACCACTTTGTGATCTTCTTTTCGAAACCCCAATGCACCTAATTAAAATAAAGTCAAAATTAAAGGCTTACCCATTTAATTTCCTGTTCTTTCTTTGGGTTCAATGGATAACTGTTTATgactttattaatatatattattggaaATTAATCATTGACGTTAGGCACTATGTATAGCCTTAAAACAGTACgtactacaaatatatatttattttttccattcaGAAAATACATTGGTAAAAAATAGgattattatatacatacaacttaataaataaaaggtacaaacataacaaaaaaataaataaataaataaattagtaaTCTTGAAACACACATTTTGGTTTGAGATTAaggaaattattaattaatataaaaatgttTCTTGTTAGTTACATTTTATATTTGGGAGATATATATGGAATGGAATATTCTAAAAACCTAATAATTAAGCTTTGAAGCAAAGATATTATTATTACGTGTAAAATATGATTCTAATTAATTAGTTCAGTTGTGAACTTTGTGAACAATATCTCATAGTTCATACCATGAATAGAAAATTGAAACGATCGATTAGTGAATTGAAGTGAAAATATTTCTAAGATGATCATGATCCTAATAATTTGTCACCATatgatgattttgaattattattaatacaaAACTAAACTAGAGTGGAGTACTCTTATTCGGTcaacaaaattataattaatatcatTGAATAACtttacacattaataattatGAACAAGTCGAAAAACTTACACCATTCTTTTTCAATCGCAATAATTAATTGTTCCAAATACCAATTATAtaatttgaatatatatatatatgctctaGAGCAATACAACTGTGTTTTATAACTATATATTTgctaaaaaagaaataattagcctttttctttaattatctttttctttctcctatcaaatttataaattgttggttacatttttttttgtcttagTTAAATTGttgatttaaatatatatatattaaagtttaGAGGCACGATTTAATATATGGATAATTGATGCGTTAGTAAAATTAAACACTATTTGACAGAagtcttttaaatttatataacaattttaatagttcAGATGAGATTCTTAACGACTTGAAAAATCGAAATAAGCATATActatacatatcaaaattttatgaacaaaaatactaattagcatTGGATATGTGATTAACTAGGACGTTTGATAACAAACAAGCTCCGGTGGCGTCTCCTCCCTTGTTGTCGGAAGGCAGTTGACATCCCTTATGGGGGACAGTGTCTTGGACAGCCCCTCTTTAGGTGGTCCCAAAATAGAAACTTTTCCAACCGCTTGATTATCTCAAAGTCAATACAGATGCCGCTATCAATTCTTTGGGCAATTATAATGGCTTGGGTATGGTGATTCGTAATTAATTAGAAATAGCTTTAGCTTCAACAAGTTGGCATTTGGATGACTGTTTTGTTCCTAAAGTGGCTTAAGCTTTGGCTATTCGCAACGTGTTGATTCAGTGCATCTCCTTTGGATGTAGAATTATTATTGTTgagtttgattattatttgaatattgtGCTTAAACTGAAAAATAATACTTCTCTTATTACTTCTTTGATTCTAGTTTTAGATGATATTATTGGTCTTGGTAATAGATATTAATTTTGTGTTTTGTAATAGATCTTATAACAGTTATAACAGTGTTGCTTATACTTTGGTCAAACTTGATTTCACAGTTagaaaaagtataatttagtggttaGAGAATCTTACTTGTATTCAGAACTTATTATTAGAAGATATGTTGTACCTTAATAGACTTTTTGTTGCTTTTAGTGTTTAGTTGTTGagactttttattaaaaaaaaaatactaattaacctctatttgaataataataattaataattaaaaaaaaccctCGAATCATAGCCTAACTTCTTCTAATCCAAAATTTGATCTCATATTCAAGAGTCAAACATGTCACATCTTTACTTTGTTGGGGTTTTCCACGAACCCTGTTTAGCCACGTGTCCAGCCCTCAGATAGAGGTCGTGTCGGAACAGGGGAAGCAGGGCCCACTAGTCTCGGCTCTAGCAAATTGGGTTTTGGGGTTCACTGGTCAAACTCAAACTAAAAAAAGAGTTAGGTGCGACTTATTTCATTACACCAATAGGAAGTGGCCACGTGGAAATATATGTGTGGCTCATCGTATGAGATAATGAGAGTGGCGGCACTGTCTTTCTACATTTTAATCTCTGATCTTAGGTGGCAGATGGCATACCTTAAAAGTGAGATTGAATATGGACCGTTGGATGAGAGAGGTTGCCTGGACGATTAAAATTCCTAAAAACAGGTGTGATTGACACGTGTGAAAACGAGTGATGAAAGTGTTTCCTGATAGGGAAAGAATCACTTTTGGGATTGTTGAGCTCAATTAAgaattaagataaaaaaaaaataataaaaaaaaacttaattattggGCTGAGAAAAACAAATGGGCACCCAAAATGAGCTATATCATTATTTCAATAATATCACTATTCTCCTGCCCAAATGACTAACTTACCCTTTCTTGTCTTTTTCTCAACATTAGAAAATTATGGTTATTAGCTATGACCCCTAATGATTTGTAACACCATATACTATACCCAACCtcagaaataaaaaatagaacaaaataaaaattatcattGAGTCTAGTGGAGTTATTTatggtaaaaataaatttatactatGTTGATCCATTGtcatgatattggagttattacaAAAATTTAGAACCGTTATTACAATGTAATAGGGTGTGGTATTTGTCTGTCTTTGTTTCATATTCACACTATATAATGTGACTAAACTAAcaggaaaaatatatatcaatttcactaaaaaaataaaaaaaaaaaaaatccttaaattatAGTTTCTGAGCAATAGCATTTAGGGTGTGGTGTTTGTGGGTCTTGatctttataatataataagtgttCGAGACAGAaatattagattattttatcCTGAAAAAGAAGAAGCTGGTAATCTGCTTGCAGACAGTGGCGGAACCAACTCACTTACTTAAGGGGATAATATAAAAGGGGTTTTGATGAAATacaaaaattttatgaggacaaaaatggaaaaaaaaatatggggacaaaagtaaaaataatcaaaactttttatacaaaatataatttataataaattgaGTGGGGTCATGTGCCCTCATATGACCCTTCATGTGGTTCGCAGGGTAAGACGTGGGCTAAAGCGGGCTATACCTGCGTCTAAGGCCCACTCAACCTAAAAaccttataattattttttatttttgaaaaatataaataatttatagtatttttaaaaatactatatatttatttcatCAAGgccaataatattttttaatcctAAAGCCTACAAATTTTTAGGGTCGGCCCTAGTGGCTCGGCCTCGACTTTCACATTCCTAAATATAGTGTCACAAATACTTTAAAGAAAATAATCTAATTTGCGACTCAACTAAGATTTTTATTGGGCAATTAAACTCTTTTTTACTTTATATGCATCAATACTATCTTCGTGTGATATTTGTATCCACATTTTTGTGTATCTCCCACATGACTTATTTGTAATAGACATTGTTCCATTTTAATGATCATTTAATCaattgatttgaaaaaaaagacactaaaataaattaataaaacctAGTTCTTTAGTAGATGCCAAGCTGGCTCTAAACCATTGAAGTTTTTGAAGACTGAgatgttaattataattaaatatttgctTAATAACTTTTTCATAACACTAATTCTTAAAacttttcaataaaaaataatatagctTATTAAGTGGATTTAAGAAAGTTCAAAATCCAACTAATTGACTATTTCTCTTTTGAGGAAAAAAGTTAACTTTTTTTCCATGAAGAGAAATTAAATATACTATCTTTTATTTGAACGGATAATATtggattatttattaatttatggttatcataaataaaataaaaaatgtacatATATACTAACCAAAGACATGGCTAAAAAGTAATTaaacattatttattttaaatgtttaATACTAATTAAAAGAAAACCTAAATACAATTGATATACTTTgtataccaaatataattttACCAAGAAAGGGTCACACCTCATATGTACAATTATATGAAGATATGGTCCAAAAAGACAATataacataagtatttttctaaattttgtcTTCTAGTCTAACAAACAAACCTCCCTTACACACACACCCAAgaaaatgtgttttattttttagttttaagaTTAATCACTAACCAATTATAACATgcttatttaatacaatatttttgttaatattattattatgattagtataaatacaatttcaaaagatgtgttttgtaaaaataattgatctcttttttttttacaaaatattaaattgaacactatattttctaaaatagtacaaaacaGTCCAttgaactaattttttgtcaaataaaacttaataataataatttaatttaaaattgttataataaaattaagtatattttctaCATTTGTTCAAACTACATTAATTGTCTTCAAAttagttatataaaaaaaattattaaaaaatatcaagtcttattttttatttaacaaaataaaaaatttaataatttaaataatattaactttAATATTAGAGCTAACCAAATTTTATTGTTCActcaaaagagaaaaaaaaaaaaaaacaaacagctCAGCTCATCTTATTCTTGAGTGGATGACATGTTGGGTATGGGTCAATTTGGCAAGATTGAAATAATTCTTTTTTGCTGATACTTGAAAGATGTGATGTGggattttatttgttaatataaaataaaaaaaaaaatatttatgtatttatacacACGTTTAGACTGTCACACTATAATGGTTTGAAATTTAAAACTGTCTTAATTATAAAAACTTAATCAGTTTCCactatatttatgtattttatattaatCTTTATCTTATCCTGTTGtggtaaattttaatttaaatatgattttttttccacaaacaaacaaattttataataacttAAGTTAAACCAGAACAACTAACAATGTGACTTTGAATCTGGATTAGTGTATAACTTTTCAGACTTTACCTAATGAATGACCAAAATTTACAGCTAACATTTTAGCTTAAGCTTGAGTAAAATGTATTTGTatttgtattaggttaattaattaattagttttattattaattacattagttgttattaattaatcaaaggTGAGTTGTTCCTGGTCCTTATTTACtattctattcttttttttaaaagaaaaagctAAATAGAATTTTATTGTGAATTtaacatatactaaattatatctctaaattttttaagttgttaaaatttttaagagattgttgaattcaaaaatttatgtttaattttatttaattttactaacgtGAGAATTGCTCAATTACTAAATTGTGCCTCCAAACTTTgatatttattcaattatacttctctaattttgatatatactaaATTGTACTCTTAAAATTTCATCTATGTTAAAATTTCTTtagtaaaatttgataaaaatcgtttaatttaacaatcttaatagttcaaagCACACCGATACACTTTTTTACATGTGGaggcagattttttttttttaattttaaaaaatgaaaaaaaaataataaaaagctgaAAGCATGAAACTGCCAAACGGAGTTACCTTGTGAGCCACGTTTCTAGCCTTAATTTCATTCCAAAAACCTGTATTTAAAGCCCTATGTTTTAAAGAacacaccttttttttttttcttaacaacATCTTTGAATCTCTCCCTTTTAAAACCTCTTCTCACTTCCTTCATATCTTTCCCTTTCCTTTCTGGGTTCTGTTAAGTCCTTATTGATTTTGAGAAATTTGGTTTATTGATCAATTTTCTGTCTCAAAGTTTTGAACTTTAACGCTTATTTGAGAAAACCCATTTCAGAAATTagtgaaaaaagaaagaaaggaaggctttttagaaaaagaaaatcaaagaaaaatggaaaataaatcaGGGGTTTGTAAAGAAGATCATGAGTTGATGGAATTACCACCTGGATTTCGATTTCACCCAACTGATGAAGAACTCATATCTCACTACTTATCTCCCAAAGTTCTCAACAATCGATTCTCAGCTAGAGCTATTGGTGAGGTTGATTTGAACAAGTGTGAGCCATGGGATTTGCCTTGTAagttgtttttgtatttttattttcccATGTCTGTTTCTGTTTGGttctcaagaaaaaaaaaacaacttttttctttaaaatctaaccttttttttcttttgtttaatGAAGGGAGAGCTAaaatgggtgaaaaagaatGGTACTTTTTCTGTCAAAGGGATAGAAAATACCCAACTGGTTTAAGAACCAATAGAGCTACAGAAGCAGGGTATTGGAAAGCCACAGGAAAAGATAAAGAAATTTTCAAAGGAAAAACACTTGTTGGGATGAAGAAAACTCTTGTTTTCTACAAAGGAAGAGCCCCAAAAGGAGAAAAATCCAATTGGGTTATGCACGAATATAGATTAGAAGGAAAATACTCTGTTTATAATCTCTCAAGAGAAACTAAGGTAATATTATCAATAATAACACACAATTcaattcatttattttcttcAGTTATGggattatttaatttgttgtaCTAATAAAAATGATTTCTTTTTTGTCAGAATGAGTGGGTGATTTGCAGAATCTTTCAAAAGAGTTGTGGTGGTAAAAAAACTCATATTTCAGGGTTGGTGAGACTAAGCTCTTATGGTTCTTTACTACCTCCATTAATGGAGTCATCTCCTCCATATAACAACGACCCAAGAACCACCACAGTCACTAATACAAGTAGTAACAACAGTACTGCAACTCACGTGACCTGCTTCTCCGATCCAATGGAGGATCAGAAAAGTCAACAACATCAAACCATGAATAACAACAATATTCAAAGCTTcaacaatcatcatcatcatcatcagaacTCTCTCTTCTCACATAATCAAATCATAATCCAAGAAAGATTTGGGAATTTACAATACCCAGATTCTCTTTTGATGCAAGAAGACTCGATTTTGAGTATGTTGATcgagaataataataatcaagctccgGAAATGAAACTATGTCGTTCGTCCAAAACAGAGTTTGAACCAGAGTTTCGAATAAACGACAGGTCGTTTGATGAGCAAAACGACCCGTCGTCTTCTGTTGGTCCTGTTGACTTGGACTGTCTCTGGAATTATTGAAGATATATGTGAACAAAAATATTGttcatttaaaattattactatGTATAGATTTTATTATTGGGTCCATATAATATTTCTTggtaagtttatttttatatatatagaaaaaaaaataagaaaaaaaaaagattattatatgtataatagggaattaattaattaattcatatATGGTTTAGGTGGTGCGTTTGTAAAATTGGGTTGTATACAAAAGCATTCATAACTTGGAATTTGATtactatttatattaattaaaaatactaaGTAAATATTTGCTTTGTCTATATTCATTTTAAATtgtgttttatatatttatatataagagaGTCATCaataaatggtgtttaatttCTTTGGAATATTTATAtacaagaaaataattttatttttgttaattcaTTCACCCAAAAAAAATAGTAgattatttccaaaaatatatataaataaataaaaaaaaaaattatgagtcTCATGAGTTAGGCCACCAACCTATAGAGTTCACAGTGTTTAAAACATAAATAACAAAAGTAgaagataatttttaatttccccaaaatttatattctataattacactaaaataaaagcaAGTTTAAGCTTCACCCTAATATAAAAATGcttctatatacatatatacatacacatatacacgTTTATTTGAGTTTCCTACTTTTATAATATAATGTTACAATTTACATACTAGTATTTTAAAAGACGTATAATACCATCTCTAGTACAAGAATTTATCCTTATctctcttttttattattattattattattgtaaggaaattaaattgataattatGAACTTTATAATTTTGGTTAAGAATAATATTCCTATTTAGAAATTAAAGTGTAATAATTACATAGGCAAATTAGATTGCACCACATCGTATCATACAAGATATATAGTTATAGATACTAAATATGTATTCTTTTCTATCCAATATTAGACGGTATTCTATACTAGAAAGATATATAAatcaagagaaagaaaaaacaaatttgtttattatcaaaatatataaataaatatctttatatttagtt includes:
- the LOC115701489 gene encoding NAC domain-containing protein 100 encodes the protein MENKSGVCKEDHELMELPPGFRFHPTDEELISHYLSPKVLNNRFSARAIGEVDLNKCEPWDLPWRAKMGEKEWYFFCQRDRKYPTGLRTNRATEAGYWKATGKDKEIFKGKTLVGMKKTLVFYKGRAPKGEKSNWVMHEYRLEGKYSVYNLSRETKNEWVICRIFQKSCGGKKTHISGLVRLSSYGSLLPPLMESSPPYNNDPRTTTVTNTSSNNSTATHVTCFSDPMEDQKSQQHQTMNNNNIQSFNNHHHHHQNSLFSHNQIIIQERFGNLQYPDSLLMQEDSILSMLIENNNNQAPEMKLCRSSKTEFEPEFRINDRSFDEQNDPSSSVGPVDLDCLWNY